In Methanococcus voltae, a single window of DNA contains:
- a CDS encoding 50S ribosomal protein L39e, with protein sequence MASNKPLGKKIRLAKALNQNRRVPLFAVAKTKGAVRSHPKMRNWRRKNLKK encoded by the coding sequence ATGGCAAGCAATAAACCATTAGGTAAAAAAATAAGATTGGCTAAAGCTTTAAATCAAAACAGAAGAGTACCTTTATTCGCAGTAGCTAAAACAAAAGGTGCAGTAAGAAGCCACCCAAAAATGAGAAACTGGAGAAGAAAAAACCTTAAAAAATAA
- a CDS encoding homocitrate synthase family protein, whose product MEWKATCPYNPKLDLKDCYLYDTTLRDGEQTPGICFTKEHKLDIAKKLDDMGVKQIEAGFPVVSASERDIIKSISSEGLNAEILALCRVVKDDIDKALECDVDGIITFIATSPMHLKYKLHKELDEVEQMGMDAIEYAKDHGLFVAFSAEDATRTPIEDILRIHKNAEEHGANRVHVADTVGCATPQAMNFICSELSNTLKKAHIGVHCHNDFGLAAINSIYGLMGGAKAVSTTINGLGERAGNAPLEEFVMTLKALYEHDMGLKTEKLKSLSQTVEEYSKIKLAENKPIVGNIVFYHESGIHVDAVLENPLTYEPVLPEVVGQERKIILGKHSGCKAVASRLMEQGIETDREHLWEIVKKTKETRESGVEITDNVFKDIVHQILDDKK is encoded by the coding sequence ATGGAATGGAAAGCCACATGTCCTTATAATCCTAAATTAGATTTAAAGGACTGTTATTTATACGATACAACACTTAGAGATGGTGAACAAACACCGGGAATATGCTTTACAAAAGAGCATAAGTTGGATATTGCTAAAAAGCTTGATGATATGGGTGTTAAACAGATTGAAGCAGGTTTCCCCGTAGTATCTGCTTCTGAAAGAGATATTATCAAGAGCATATCTTCTGAAGGCTTAAATGCAGAAATTTTGGCGCTTTGTAGGGTTGTAAAGGATGACATCGATAAGGCTTTAGAATGCGATGTAGATGGTATTATCACATTTATTGCAACATCTCCTATGCACTTGAAATATAAATTACACAAAGAATTGGATGAAGTAGAGCAAATGGGAATGGATGCCATTGAATATGCGAAAGACCACGGACTTTTCGTGGCTTTTTCAGCAGAGGACGCAACAAGGACTCCTATTGAAGACATACTTAGAATTCATAAAAATGCAGAAGAGCACGGAGCAAATAGGGTGCACGTAGCAGACACTGTGGGATGTGCTACACCTCAAGCTATGAATTTTATATGTTCAGAATTAAGTAATACTCTTAAAAAAGCACATATTGGCGTACATTGCCATAATGATTTTGGTTTAGCAGCTATTAACTCCATATATGGACTTATGGGTGGGGCAAAAGCTGTATCAACTACCATAAATGGTTTAGGAGAACGTGCAGGAAATGCACCTTTAGAAGAATTCGTAATGACTTTAAAGGCACTTTACGAGCATGATATGGGTTTAAAAACTGAAAAATTAAAATCATTGTCTCAAACTGTTGAAGAATATTCTAAAATAAAGTTAGCAGAAAATAAGCCAATAGTTGGTAATATTGTATTTTATCACGAAAGTGGAATTCATGTAGACGCCGTTTTAGAAAATCCATTAACATATGAACCAGTATTGCCTGAAGTAGTTGGACAAGAGAGAAAAATCATATTGGGTAAACATTCTGGTTGCAAGGCAGTAGCAAGCCGATTAATGGAACAAGGAATTGAAACAGATAGGGAGCATTTATGGGAAATTGTTAAAAAAACTAAAGAAACCCGCGAAAGTGGCGTAGAAATAACAGACAATGTATTTAAGGACATTGTACATCAAATATTGGATGATAAAAAATAA
- a CDS encoding DNA-binding protein, with amino-acid sequence MDPEEIKRQKLAEMQQRIQNDPEAQAQMQQQLEEQRAQQEMQKQKIMRQILSEEARSRLARIKMAKPQFAEQVEYQLIQLAQSGRLPIPLDDNNFRVILDKIHESAKPKRSFSITRR; translated from the coding sequence ATGGATCCTGAAGAGATAAAAAGGCAAAAGTTAGCAGAAATGCAACAAAGAATTCAGAATGACCCTGAAGCTCAAGCACAAATGCAACAGCAACTTGAAGAACAAAGGGCACAACAAGAAATGCAAAAACAAAAGATAATGAGACAAATATTATCTGAGGAAGCAAGGTCAAGATTGGCAAGGATAAAAATGGCAAAACCTCAATTTGCAGAACAAGTTGAGTACCAATTAATTCAATTAGCACAATCTGGAAGATTGCCTATTCCTTTAGACGATAACAACTTTAGAGTTATTCTTGATAAAATTCATGAAAGCGCTAAACCTAAAAGAAGTTTCAGCATAACAAGACGTTAA
- a CDS encoding 30S ribosomal protein S19e, producing the protein MVTVYEVSPNELIEKLAEELKEMGVQEPEWALYVKTGAHKERRPDDSDWWFVRCASILRKVNMNGPVGVERLRSAYGGRKNRGCAPERFVKGSGNIIRKALQALEAKELILKAENGGRIISPKGHALLDNVAKKVSDASNE; encoded by the coding sequence ATGGTAACAGTTTACGAAGTATCTCCAAACGAATTAATTGAAAAATTAGCAGAAGAATTAAAAGAAATGGGCGTTCAAGAGCCAGAATGGGCATTATATGTTAAAACAGGTGCACACAAAGAAAGAAGACCAGACGATTCAGACTGGTGGTTTGTAAGATGTGCTTCAATCTTAAGAAAAGTTAACATGAACGGACCAGTTGGCGTTGAAAGATTAAGAAGTGCTTACGGCGGAAGAAAAAACAGAGGATGTGCTCCTGAAAGATTTGTAAAAGGTAGCGGTAACATCATCAGAAAAGCTTTACAGGCATTAGAAGCAAAAGAGTTAATCTTAAAAGCTGAAAATGGCGGTAGAATCATTTCACCAAAAGGACACGCATTATTAGACAACGTAGCTAAAAAAGTTTCAGACGCTTCAAACGAATAA
- a CDS encoding uroporphyrinogen decarboxylase family protein, whose amino-acid sequence MKDKMTPLQRARAKANGEPVDRLPCNPNLSNGIARISGCKISDFNKDPRALADAVIATYRRFGADGAKVFTDLFLLSEAMGAKMKMPDDDTVDLLEPAINDISEIDKIPLIDPYNDARLPIHLKAMEYVHEELKDEVPCTALIVGPFTNACFIIGVEKMTKLMIKDPESVHKLCEISLENCIRFTDAAIKTGVGISIAEPMASCTVISPKHFREYCAPYLSKYVDFIKSKLNGVSIHICGQTKAIWTDIADMGINAFSIDDIADMEDCVNTIGDRMVVTGNVDPSAVMYAGTKEEVRKAVIKSVQQGYKAKKGYGIMSGCGLPVETPIENIDVMMDTAREIGWPVTDEKLEYLLSINKYEE is encoded by the coding sequence ATGAAAGATAAGATGACTCCTCTTCAAAGAGCTAGAGCAAAAGCAAACGGCGAACCAGTTGATAGATTACCTTGCAACCCTAACCTTTCAAACGGTATTGCAAGAATTTCAGGTTGTAAAATTTCAGATTTTAATAAAGATCCAAGAGCTTTGGCTGATGCAGTTATTGCAACCTATAGAAGATTTGGTGCAGACGGTGCCAAAGTATTCACCGATTTATTTTTATTGTCAGAAGCAATGGGCGCTAAAATGAAAATGCCTGACGATGATACAGTTGATTTATTAGAGCCTGCAATAAACGATATCTCAGAAATTGATAAAATACCTTTAATTGACCCTTACAATGATGCAAGATTGCCTATTCACTTAAAAGCAATGGAATACGTTCATGAAGAATTAAAAGACGAAGTTCCATGTACTGCACTTATTGTAGGTCCATTTACAAATGCTTGTTTTATCATCGGCGTTGAAAAAATGACCAAATTAATGATAAAAGACCCTGAATCAGTTCACAAGTTATGTGAAATATCACTCGAAAACTGTATCAGATTCACCGACGCAGCTATAAAAACTGGCGTAGGCATAAGCATTGCAGAACCTATGGCTTCATGTACTGTTATAAGCCCTAAACACTTCAGAGAATACTGTGCTCCATATTTATCAAAATATGTAGACTTTATAAAATCAAAACTCAATGGGGTTTCAATTCACATTTGCGGTCAAACTAAAGCAATATGGACTGATATAGCAGATATGGGTATTAACGCATTTAGTATTGATGATATAGCAGATATGGAAGATTGTGTTAACACAATAGGCGATAGAATGGTAGTAACAGGTAATGTTGATCCTTCCGCAGTAATGTACGCAGGAACTAAAGAAGAAGTAAGAAAAGCTGTTATAAAATCCGTTCAACAAGGTTACAAAGCTAAAAAAGGCTACGGAATCATGTCAGGATGTGGTTTACCTGTAGAAACACCTATTGAAAACATAGACGTTATGATGGATACTGCTAGAGAAATAGGATGGCCAGTAACTGATGAAAAATTAGAATATTTGTTAAGCATTAACAAATACGAAGAATAA
- a CDS encoding DUF7411 family protein, translating into MDAINTNNMDSKAHVLFSGGKDSSLSAIILNNLGYDIELVTINFGVLDSYIHAQNTAKILNYSHKVISLDSEILEKSVDIILNDGFPSNGIQYIHKETLNIISDDFEVIADGTRRDDRVPKLSHAEVQSLEMRKNIQYITPLMGFGHKTLRNLVNNYFEISEKESEELLKSDYETEIRAVLRSRGENPLDYFPKHIQSRVVGLKKR; encoded by the coding sequence ATGGATGCAATTAATACCAATAATATGGATAGTAAGGCCCATGTATTGTTTAGCGGCGGTAAAGATAGTTCCTTATCGGCTATAATTCTAAATAATCTAGGATACGATATAGAATTAGTGACCATAAATTTTGGAGTTTTGGATTCCTATATTCATGCTCAAAATACTGCTAAAATATTAAATTATTCTCATAAGGTTATAAGCTTGGATAGCGAAATTCTTGAAAAATCTGTTGATATTATCTTAAATGATGGATTCCCATCAAATGGAATACAATACATTCACAAAGAAACATTGAATATTATTTCTGATGATTTTGAGGTTATTGCAGATGGTACGAGGAGAGACGACAGAGTCCCTAAGTTAAGCCACGCAGAAGTTCAAAGTTTAGAGATGAGAAAGAATATTCAGTATATAACTCCACTTATGGGTTTCGGACATAAAACTTTAAGAAATCTTGTTAATAATTATTTCGAAATTTCAGAAAAAGAGAGTGAAGAACTCTTAAAATCGGATTATGAAACCGAAATAAGGGCAGTATTGAGGTCAAGAGGCGAAAATCCTTTGGATTACTTCCCTAAACACATCCAATCAAGAGTGGTCGGATTAAAAAAGAGGTGA
- a CDS encoding uroporphyrinogen decarboxylase family protein, with the protein MISDKMTPAQRAKAKANGEPIDRLPCNPNIGNGIARIAGYKISEFNSNSDALADAVIKSYKMFGMDGTRVFTDLFLIAEAMGAKVNKPEDNTADLEEPAIDDISKIDDLKIIDPYNDGRIPVHLRAMKKVKDEIGDEVSVTASVVGPFTNAFFLIGIEKMTKMLLKDPESVHKLCEISLKSCMKLTDAALEQGVGVTISEPLSSCTVISPKHFRNYSAPYLKRLIDYMKSKGVGNIVLHICGKTDPIWDDLVDMGVNVLSIDDIADLKLCADRVGDKMAVAGNVDPSAVMFAGTKEQVRKATLKSIKEGYKAKKGFIIMSGCSLPVEAPIENIQTMMDTVREVGWPVTDEKLEKLMAITKYE; encoded by the coding sequence ATGATTAGCGACAAAATGACCCCTGCTCAAAGAGCCAAGGCAAAAGCAAACGGTGAACCAATTGATAGGTTACCTTGTAACCCAAACATTGGAAATGGTATTGCAAGAATTGCAGGGTACAAAATTTCAGAGTTTAATAGTAATTCTGATGCTTTAGCGGATGCTGTTATAAAATCTTACAAGATGTTTGGAATGGATGGTACAAGAGTTTTTACCGATTTGTTCTTAATAGCTGAAGCAATGGGTGCAAAGGTTAATAAACCTGAAGATAACACTGCAGATTTGGAAGAACCTGCAATTGACGATATTTCAAAAATAGACGATTTAAAGATAATCGACCCGTACAACGATGGCAGAATACCTGTACATTTAAGGGCCATGAAAAAAGTTAAGGATGAAATTGGCGACGAAGTTTCAGTAACGGCTTCAGTTGTTGGTCCATTTACAAATGCCTTCTTTTTAATAGGCATCGAAAAAATGACTAAAATGTTATTAAAAGACCCTGAATCAGTTCACAAGTTATGCGAAATTTCATTAAAAAGCTGCATGAAATTAACTGACGCGGCTTTGGAACAAGGCGTGGGTGTTACAATTTCAGAACCATTATCTTCTTGTACTGTAATAAGCCCTAAACACTTTAGAAATTATTCCGCACCATACCTTAAACGTTTGATTGATTATATGAAATCAAAAGGTGTAGGAAATATTGTATTACACATCTGCGGTAAAACTGATCCAATATGGGATGATTTGGTAGATATGGGTGTCAATGTATTAAGTATTGACGATATTGCTGATTTAAAACTTTGTGCTGATAGAGTGGGCGATAAAATGGCTGTAGCCGGTAACGTCGACCCTTCTGCAGTGATGTTTGCAGGAACCAAAGAACAAGTTAGAAAAGCAACTTTAAAAAGTATTAAAGAAGGTTACAAGGCTAAAAAAGGCTTTATTATAATGTCAGGATGTAGTTTACCTGTAGAAGCCCCTATTGAAAACATACAAACGATGATGGATACAGTAAGGGAAGTAGGATGGCCAGTAACTGATGAAAAATTAGAAAAATTAATGGCTATTACAAAATACGAGTAA
- a CDS encoding methylcobamide:CoM methyltransferase MtbA has translation MISPKERLKTVLKEKETVDRPPCICPGGMMNMIVKDIMDITNIYWPEAHNDPQKMADLTYGLYKNGGFENVGVPFCMTVEAEAMGAKVKMGTETTEPRVTEYPINSVTEYTNLNEILSTKNDEKDEKGNISREKVILDSIQILKNKDKDVPVVANLTGPISVASSLMEPITYYKELRSKPEKVHEYMDFVTDNLIKFGKAQLKAGADVLAISDPSGTGEILGPKMFKEYAMPYLNKLVEETQDYAQTGTIIHICGRLKSIYGEIKTLESDAISFDSITDVKQVVENVPGKAIMGNVSTFALENGNPESIGRMSNACIKFGVDILSPACGIGVRTKLENIQAMVNTAKNSDSNLKD, from the coding sequence GTGATATCCCCTAAAGAACGATTAAAAACAGTTTTAAAAGAGAAAGAAACCGTAGATAGGCCTCCTTGTATATGTCCTGGCGGTATGATGAATATGATAGTTAAAGATATCATGGATATTACAAACATATATTGGCCAGAAGCTCACAATGACCCCCAAAAAATGGCGGATTTAACATATGGATTATATAAAAATGGCGGATTTGAAAATGTCGGCGTTCCTTTTTGTATGACTGTAGAAGCAGAAGCAATGGGCGCTAAAGTTAAAATGGGTACTGAAACAACTGAACCAAGAGTTACAGAATATCCAATAAATTCAGTAACCGAATACACGAATTTAAATGAAATTTTATCGACTAAAAACGATGAAAAAGATGAAAAAGGAAATATAAGCAGAGAAAAAGTAATATTGGACTCTATACAAATTTTAAAGAATAAAGACAAAGATGTACCTGTGGTTGCAAATTTAACTGGCCCTATAAGTGTAGCTTCATCATTAATGGAGCCAATTACATACTATAAAGAACTTAGATCTAAACCGGAAAAAGTTCATGAATACATGGATTTTGTTACAGATAATTTAATAAAATTTGGTAAAGCTCAATTAAAAGCAGGTGCTGACGTTTTGGCAATTTCTGACCCAAGTGGTACTGGTGAAATTTTAGGACCTAAAATGTTTAAAGAATATGCTATGCCTTATTTAAATAAATTGGTAGAAGAAACACAGGATTATGCTCAAACTGGTACTATAATTCACATTTGCGGTAGATTAAAAAGTATATACGGCGAAATAAAAACTTTAGAAAGTGATGCAATCAGTTTTGATTCAATAACTGATGTAAAGCAAGTTGTTGAGAATGTGCCAGGTAAAGCAATTATGGGTAATGTGAGTACATTTGCTTTAGAAAATGGTAACCCTGAATCAATAGGTAGAATGAGCAACGCTTGTATAAAATTCGGAGTAGATATTTTATCCCCTGCGTGCGGTATTGGCGTTAGGACGAAATTAGAAAATATCCAAGCAATGGTAAATACGGCAAAAAATTCGGATTCGAATTTAAAAGATTAA
- a CDS encoding winged helix-turn-helix domain-containing protein, whose product MKQEREYNSDYESIKDIKKDIVTLYGKLNKLIENMELTTLEEDEGGKKSIISDFKNNEYKEDKEDNDDELYINIQNEEKLKKKYMGEFKKFLKKNKFLDFEGESPDEIIEHYKHRSTLSKKIPLFNKECNYENSDALEKQHALIKSLGVKDTENEIKEFINIGEKETYEILEPISNIHRLKIAKSLLYANHSFSELSNITGLKSGNLLFHLQKLQNSGIIFQKFEKGNYYLSKKGEYIIKSLFKIVNVSKLLE is encoded by the coding sequence ATGAAACAAGAACGAGAATACAATTCAGACTATGAATCAATAAAAGATATTAAAAAAGATATAGTAACGTTATATGGGAAATTAAATAAATTAATAGAAAATATGGAGTTAACTACACTTGAAGAAGATGAAGGTGGCAAAAAAAGTATAATAAGCGATTTTAAGAATAATGAATATAAGGAAGATAAAGAAGATAATGACGATGAATTATACATAAATATTCAGAATGAAGAAAAGTTGAAAAAAAAGTATATGGGAGAGTTTAAAAAATTTTTAAAGAAAAACAAATTTTTAGACTTTGAAGGTGAAAGCCCCGATGAGATCATAGAACATTATAAACATAGAAGTACACTTAGCAAAAAAATACCACTATTTAACAAAGAATGTAACTATGAAAATAGTGACGCCCTTGAAAAACAGCACGCACTTATAAAATCATTAGGCGTTAAAGATACGGAAAATGAAATCAAAGAATTTATAAATATAGGGGAAAAAGAAACCTACGAAATATTAGAACCAATTTCAAACATTCACAGGTTAAAAATTGCAAAATCACTATTATATGCAAATCATAGTTTTTCAGAACTTTCAAACATTACAGGACTAAAATCTGGCAATTTATTATTCCATTTACAAAAACTGCAAAATTCGGGTATTATATTTCAAAAATTCGAAAAAGGAAATTACTATTTATCAAAAAAAGGAGAATATATTATAAAATCGCTTTTTAAAATTGTAAACGTATCTAAATTACTAGAATGA
- the yhbY gene encoding ribosome assembly RNA-binding protein YhbY, protein MDSKENNKVITSKAKKILRSQSQAIEPVVWVGKEGVEKVIEEVRRQLKDKSLIKVKIRKSAIEGMEKDEIAKIITDSTDSEVVSIVGNVVTLFKPKEGWKKYTTCKPKTAKTGDKYIEEFESLRSRKHLMDR, encoded by the coding sequence ATGGATTCAAAAGAAAATAACAAAGTTATAACCTCAAAAGCTAAAAAAATACTCAGAAGCCAGTCCCAGGCTATAGAACCAGTTGTTTGGGTTGGAAAAGAAGGCGTTGAGAAGGTTATAGAAGAAGTAAGAAGGCAATTAAAAGATAAAAGCCTTATAAAAGTTAAAATCAGAAAAAGTGCAATAGAAGGCATGGAAAAAGACGAAATTGCCAAAATAATAACGGATTCAACAGATTCAGAAGTTGTTTCAATCGTAGGTAATGTTGTTACATTATTTAAGCCAAAAGAAGGCTGGAAAAAATACACGACATGCAAGCCAAAAACTGCTAAAACTGGAGATAAATATATCGAAGAATTCGAGAGTTTACGTTCAAGAAAACACCTTATGGATAGATAA
- the mmp3 gene encoding methyl-coenzyme M reductase-associated protein Mmp3, with protein MANKKIKIKLNDVEKELESKGSLTLGEIIEGEPYLENSNIAIVKGIKQEISESAMKYRVKTTGGAFILKVTEESSVVDFWNKNYKKFEDKNLRWKSVSDVAFGNITIELDVNTESADFERWDVLLSISGLDKSEGHLVFMRKDNTEAYGLHNPKLGILIGGKRQLANLKPSDKIISIDLLRESKESVDYEVTNDLSTIIEDGWEIYTYCELNLNGPAKTTEHALSIFENGYIEVSQSSNTFISDSRLQTLKIDDLNTLPREKGTITVRNTGVGMGKVYIYKESRTSSLSHTNIGKVINGQELVNFSTDGIITTISKPERINLIGKSIKDALKVLNEYKIELENKEDFSDSDAEKIIVEQTPNYTLDLLDAKKVSIKAVNPDNILHIRIYDKEAPKSAWYFRKLTGLTTKRIGVLKTYFTHQDMAMFERNLEYAKALLPENTPKEKLDGNKIAITNMVKKYKGYAGIRTSSSDKYGPTGETFEGTNIVGEIVKNESVLKSLKPKDEIYIYEEIE; from the coding sequence ATGGCAAATAAAAAAATTAAAATAAAATTAAACGATGTAGAAAAAGAGTTGGAATCTAAGGGCTCCTTAACATTAGGAGAAATTATCGAAGGGGAGCCTTATCTCGAAAATTCGAACATAGCCATAGTTAAAGGAATTAAACAGGAAATATCCGAAAGTGCTATGAAATACAGGGTAAAAACTACAGGGGGGGCTTTTATATTAAAAGTAACTGAAGAAAGCTCAGTAGTTGACTTTTGGAATAAAAATTATAAAAAATTTGAAGATAAAAATTTACGATGGAAATCAGTTTCTGATGTAGCTTTTGGTAATATAACAATTGAGTTAGATGTAAATACGGAATCAGCGGATTTTGAACGTTGGGATGTATTATTAAGTATTTCAGGTCTTGATAAATCAGAAGGACACTTAGTATTTATGAGAAAAGATAATACTGAAGCTTATGGTCTTCACAATCCTAAATTAGGAATTTTAATCGGCGGTAAAAGACAATTGGCTAATTTGAAACCTTCTGACAAAATTATATCAATAGATTTACTAAGGGAATCAAAAGAATCTGTGGACTATGAAGTTACAAATGATTTAAGTACTATAATAGAAGATGGCTGGGAAATTTATACATATTGTGAATTAAACTTAAATGGTCCTGCTAAAACAACAGAGCACGCGCTATCTATCTTTGAAAATGGATATATCGAAGTTTCTCAAAGTTCCAATACGTTTATATCTGATTCAAGACTACAAACTTTAAAAATAGATGATTTAAATACTTTACCTCGTGAAAAAGGTACAATAACCGTTAGAAATACGGGTGTAGGTATGGGTAAGGTATACATCTACAAAGAAAGCAGAACTTCTTCATTATCTCATACAAATATTGGAAAAGTTATAAATGGTCAAGAATTGGTTAATTTCTCAACAGACGGTATTATTACAACAATTTCTAAGCCTGAACGTATTAATTTAATTGGAAAATCCATAAAAGACGCTTTAAAGGTTTTAAATGAGTATAAAATTGAATTAGAGAATAAGGAAGATTTCTCAGATTCAGATGCCGAAAAAATAATTGTGGAGCAAACTCCAAATTATACCTTAGATTTATTGGATGCCAAAAAAGTCTCCATAAAAGCAGTTAATCCTGATAATATACTTCATATAAGGATATATGATAAAGAAGCACCAAAAAGTGCCTGGTACTTTAGAAAATTAACCGGACTAACTACTAAAAGAATAGGTGTTCTCAAGACATACTTTACACACCAAGATATGGCGATGTTTGAAAGAAATTTGGAGTATGCAAAAGCTTTATTGCCTGAAAATACACCAAAAGAAAAATTAGATGGAAATAAAATTGCTATTACAAATATGGTTAAGAAATATAAGGGATATGCGGGAATTAGGACTAGTAGTAGTGATAAATATGGACCTACCGGGGAAACTTTCGAAGGTACGAACATTGTGGGCGAAATTGTGAAAAATGAAAGTGTTTTAAAAAGTTTAAAACCAAAAGATGAAATATACATATACGAGGAAATTGAATAA
- a CDS encoding corrinoid protein, producing MTESQENMIKQLSDAVLEMDEDLTEELSEAYIKNGYDAFEGISKGLADGMNRAGVMYEEEEYFIPELLVCSDAMYKGLDILKPHLKYSENDEKMKAVVGVVEGDTHDIGKNLFKIMLETQGFEVYDLGRDVPPIEFVEKAKEVNADVIGLSTLMTTTMDNMKVVIDILKEQKMKDNTIVMVGGGPISQSFADKIGADGYAPEASKSARIAKELVSKLKDSKLN from the coding sequence ATGACAGAGTCACAAGAAAATATGATAAAGCAACTTTCAGATGCCGTTTTAGAAATGGATGAAGATTTAACAGAAGAATTATCTGAAGCATATATTAAAAATGGATACGACGCATTTGAAGGAATTTCAAAAGGATTAGCAGATGGAATGAATAGAGCAGGTGTTATGTACGAAGAAGAGGAATACTTCATACCTGAATTATTAGTATGTTCTGACGCGATGTACAAAGGGTTGGATATTTTAAAACCTCATTTAAAATATTCAGAAAATGATGAAAAAATGAAAGCAGTAGTAGGTGTTGTAGAAGGGGATACTCACGACATCGGTAAAAACTTGTTTAAAATAATGTTAGAAACACAAGGTTTCGAAGTTTACGATTTAGGTAGGGATGTACCACCTATTGAATTCGTAGAGAAAGCTAAAGAAGTAAATGCAGATGTAATCGGATTGTCAACACTTATGACAACTACAATGGATAACATGAAAGTTGTTATTGACATCTTAAAAGAACAAAAAATGAAAGACAATACCATCGTAATGGTTGGTGGCGGTCCTATCTCACAAAGCTTTGCTGATAAAATTGGCGCAGACGGTTATGCTCCTGAAGCTTCAAAATCTGCAAGAATTGCAAAAGAATTAGTTTCAAAATTAAAAGATTCAAAATTAAATTAA